Genomic window (Vigna radiata var. radiata cultivar VC1973A chromosome 1, Vradiata_ver6, whole genome shotgun sequence):
NNNNNNNNNNNNNNNNNNNNNNNNNNNNNNNNNNNNNNNNNNNNNNNNNNNNNNNNNNNNNNNNNNNNNNNNNNNNNNNNNNNNNNNNNNNNNNNNNNNNNNNNNNNNNNNNNNNNNNNNNNNNNNNNNNNNNNNNNNNNNNNNNNNNNNNNNNNNNNNNNNNNNNNNNNNNNNNNNNNNNNNNNNNNNNNNNNNNNNNNNNNNNNNNNNNNNNNNNNNNNNNNNNNNNNNNNNNNNNNNNNNNNNNNNNNNNNNNNNNNNNNNNNNNNNNNNNNNNNNNNNNNNNNNNNNNNNNNNNNNNNNNNNNNNNNNNNNNNNNNNNNNNNNNNNNNNNNNNNNNNNNNNNNNNNNNNNNNNNNNNNNNNNNNNNNNNNNNNNNNNNNNNNNNNNNNNNNNNNNNNNNNNNNNNNNNNNNNNNNNNNNNNNNNNNNNNNNNNNNNNNNNNNNNNNNNNNNNNNNNNNNNNNNNNNNNNNNNNNNNNNNNNNNNNNNNNNNNNNNNNNNNNNNNNNNNNNNNNNNNNNNNNNNNNNNNNNNNNNNNNNNNNNNNNNNNNNNNNNNNNNNNNNNNNNNNNNNNNNNNNNNNNNNNNNNNNNNNNNNNNNNNNNNNNNNNNNNNNNNNNNNNNNNNNNNNNNNNNNNNNNNNNNNNNNNNNNNNNNNNNNNNNNNNNNNNNNNNNNNNNNNNNNNNNNNNNNNNNNNNNNNNNNNNNNNNNNNNNNNNNNNNNNNNNNNNNNNNNNNNNNNNNNNNNNNNNNNNNNNNNNNNNNNNNNNNNNNNNNNNNNNNNNNNNNNNNNNNNNNNNNNNNNNNNNNNNNNNNNNNNNNNNNNNNNNNNNNNNNNNNNNNNNNNNNNNNNNNNNNNNNNNNNNNNNNNNNNNNNNNNNNNNNNNNNNNNNNNNNNNNNNNNNNNNNNNNNNNNNNNNNNNNNNNNNNNNNNNNNNNNNNNNNNNNNNNNNNNNNNNNNNNNNNNNNNNNNNNNNNNNNNNNNNNNNNNNNNNNNNNNNNNNNNNNNNNNNNNNNNNNNNNNNNNNNNNNNNNNNNNNNNNNNNNNNNNNNNNNNNNNNNNNNNNNNNNNNNNNNNNNNNNNNNNNNNNNNNNNNNNNNNNNNNNNNNNNNNNNNNNNNNNNNNNNNNNNNNNNNNNNNNNNNNNNNNNNNNNNNNNNNNNNNNNNNNNNNNNNNNNNNNNNNNNNNNNNNNNNNNNNNNNNNNNNNNNNNNNNNNNNNNNNNNNNNNNNNNNNNNNNNNNNNNNNNNNNNNNNNNNNNNNNNNNNNNNNNNNNNNNNNNNNNNNNNNNNNNNNNNNNNNNNNNNNNNNNNNNNNNNNNNNNNNNNNNNNNNNNNNNNNNNNNNNNNNNNNACGATAACCGAAATATTTAAGCAACAAATAAAAGGCcacataattaaaacataatagcGAGCGCGAAAAGTCAAACATAGATCGCAAAtaagaaatgagaaaaattcATCTACCTTGCTCGAACCACCAACGTCACTAAAGGATTTCATTGCGTACAATACCGTACACggaatgaaacaaaaaatattaaaactttaacaCAAACGGGAGCTTGTGTTTGTCCCACgcaaatgaaaaatttgatatGGAAAATGCTAAAAGAGTATGGGATGCACTGACCCTAATGGGTTTGAGTCATGATATTTGGAGCTACAATATCATATTACATGTACTTGTAAAAAACAATAGGACAAAAGAGGTCATGACTCTGTTTTATGAAATGGAGGACGACAATATTCATGACTATGTGACTTACAGTACTTTTTCAAGTTACATTGTTAAATCTCAAACAATATATGGGCAACTTATTAAATCGATGTATTTTGTAAATCTACTTCGAGAAGCTTTATACAAAACTTCTACTCGAGAGAGGGCATGAGGAGTATTcaagaaagaaattcaactgaACATGCATTGGAACATTGAAAAGTTGAGgagacaataaaaatatatttatgtctTCCCCCTAGAGAGGAtccttaaatataaatagttataccattataaaagattatttgtGTAAAAAGTGTTTGCTTGATGAAGCATTGTACGTTTGGTATGTCATGGAAGACCTTTATGTTTCTAATGAAATTGAGTTTAAAAGTATGATTGTAGCTCTCTTTCAAAAGGGAGAAACAAAGAACGCATAAGTCTTTTCTTATAAGATGATATTTGTTGAAATAACTTTAATCTCATTTAActtattttcgttttgaaaaACTGACCGCATAactacaacaaagaaaaaaaataagaaaaggaaaaaaaatccaaaaacgATAAAcgaaatatttaaacaacaaataaaaggccacataattaaaacataatagcAAACACAAAAAGTCAAACAGAAATcgcaaataaaaaatgagaaaaaccTATTTATCTTGGTCGAACCATCAAGGTCAGTAAAGGATTTTATTGCATACAATACAGTACACTAGAATGaaacatatgaaaattttaacacaaatgGAAATTTTGGTTGATCgtgtgtaacatcccaaaaatataatatgaaactACATTCAGATGCAAcatgtaataatataataaacacAGTTAAGGAGTTTACAATAGGAttctaaataaaactaaaatgcCTGAAATAGTTTAAACTTTACAGGTGGTTATAAAGTTTGATATAAAATGGAAGAACAAACCGAAACGATTATAAAGCTAAATCTAAACCGAATGACTACACAAAATATAATACTAATTCTACTGGTCGAATGGTCCTCAGTTTAAACATCATGATTCTCTCCTTCTAACACTTGCTCCACCGAACACTCCTTTAATTCTGCTCACACCGAAAGGTGATGATTGCAAAAGAAGAAACGAACAGGAAACATAGACAAGACaggaaataagggtaagctaatgtaatttaattaaaaacatataaatacatTTCATACAAGTTCATTCAATTAGAAACCAGACGTCATTATGCCAAAACCAAATACTTGTAATCATATATAAACTGAACATCCAAATACACATACACTGACACCATAACTTGACCATCTGGATTATATGAATGTGTAGCTATGATGTTTTAGCACCCGAATGGTGTAGTAGCTAGGATGCCCTCAATAGCTGTCACTCGAAGTTAGTCCGTTTTACCTCACCAAAGGTTACTTTTTCAAAACGAGACCTCCCATCATTCTCACACATGACTTACTCCTCTACTCGAGAATGAGTAATCACAGAATATCGGGATGAACGCCAACTTATCACAATAtccacattcatactttactattttataaaacatttatgagACATTCCaccttggaattctcttccacATTACtcacaacataatcatcattaTTCAACATGTAATTTCATACAGTAATTATATTCACACATAAAAGATCAGGAGCCCTGTGAACGTTGGAGATCGAAAGTCCCTAATagataaaactaaagaaataaccTAACTCTATGGAAAATCGAAAGCTTATATACAACCGAACAATATTATGATAACAAACTCAGTTCTTGACCTAACACTGTTAATACCAAATGTCAATTCATGACCGAACATTAATAAGACCGAGGTCGAACACTATTAAAACTGAGTGTCAGTTCATGACCGAGTACTATTAAGATTGAGTGTAAGTTCATGGCCAAACATTATCAAGAATGAGTGTCAGTTCATGACCAAACACTATTAAGACTAAGCACTGCTACTAATATAAATGCCAGTATAAGACCAAGCGCTACATTGAAAAACTCACCCTTCTAAGGAGACCAGATCTAGTTAAGAGCCGAGTACAGAACAAAACCGAGCAATCAATAGTAACCACTCGGCGTTCTATATAATCTTGCAGAACTTCTACAGAATCCATGACAGGTTTTACCTACTCACATTCTTAGATCAGACCAGGTCGAACACTTTCTAGTTAGAAACCTAATTCGTTCACAGGTCATACATAGAATTTTCATACAATTCAATTAAACATACAATTATTCGTACATGCAAACGTTCAAACAATAATTCCACAAACAGAAAGACATAATTATATTACTATAACTTCCCTTACTTCAAAATCCAAACAATTTTTATGCTTTTCAACTTTGCTTGGACTGCACAAAAACTCCTAAAGGTGTCTTAAGAATCTATATATGGTGAAAGAAGCCATTAATCAAActagaaacaaaattagaattaagTTGAAAGGTTGATGAACACATACAAACTAACAATGTTTACATGTAACCGAAAAtgcataaatttcaaaaaaacgGAAGAAAAGAATTTAACTTACTAACTTAATCGATGTAGAGAAAAATTCTCGACACTAGAAAGACTCATGCATGATTTGATTAATGATAAGAAGGATAATgattttagagaaaagaaagagaatatcaATTTTGAAGAGAAACAATGCATGCAAGAAGTGGCTTcgaagtttgaaattttttttacttacatACCACTATAAAAAATCGTTCGTTCCAACCAACTCCACTCAAACCTTCCTTTCACTACtctctaaatttaatttttctgacACATCGCATACTAATAAAGAGTTTGTAGAAAAGTTGAAGGGACAACGTGCTATCACAAAATGATGAGAGAAAGTAAAAATCAGAACtatgagaaaaaggaaaaaaaatgaagaacaatTAGAGATAATTTTGAACTCAACAAATTTTGAACCGTAAAGACTTTTCCACGTCATCATTTTACAAAGGATCCAATAATTTGTTTTCTAGGTATTGTTGTTAAAAAGCTAGCAAGGGTAATTAATATATCGGATCCTTATAACAATTGTATATCTATTCGTTTTACACAAATGTAATTTTACACAAATGTTTCATTACAGTGATAGTATTCCTCTAGTAATTCTTTCACTCCCAAAAATCTTGAACTCAAACAAATTCTGAATATAGATGATGACGATGGATAACACCGAGAGTTAAAATCTCACTTTCCGATTTTGCCCCTGAGCTTGACACCGAGAACCCTCTCCATCTTGGCCAGCACGGCCTGGTTAGGCACTGCCTTGCCATTTTCGTACTCCTGCACCACCTGCGTCCGCTCGTTGATCTGCTTCGCCAGCTCCGCCTGGCTCATCTTCTTCTCCAAACGCGCCTTCTGGATCGCGTGCCGGACCTCCCCCGCTACGCGCTCCAGCGCTGCTGGCTCCGTCCCCTCCTCCAGCTTCCTCGGGTTCACAGCCGGACCGCCAGCCTTCCGGTTCGAACCGGCGTCGAACTTCTTCACAGTAAGCACCTCCGCGCCGGATCGGAGCGCCTGGTTCACGGCCTTGGGGTTGCGCAGGTCCTGCGCCTTGGGCTTGGCCTTGTGCAAAACGATGGGGTCCCAGTCTTGCGTTATGACTCCCGTTGATCGACTCGGCATCGTGCAAGAACCTAAtttcctgtaattgattacttACTAGTTGAAGAATTGAATGGCGAGTTATGAAAACAGGGAAGAGCAATGGGAGTTTTATAAGGGTGGCGAAATGAGTCTCTGGAACGTTCCATTTTCGTTTGCATGTCTGTGATGATAGCATAAATGGAATTTCACCTTCTGCACTTATCTCGAAAGTTCGACGGATATGGACGAATGTACTTACTTCATTATTTACAtacacttattttaaatttgtttttatatgctttctaataaattctaatttattttaaattcctaATTTGGAATGATAAAAACTGTCCAACCCAGCATGTATGGGTTATGGTCCATCAACAACGGGTCGGTTCAATAAAAAACGGGCTAAAAGATTGATCCATCTTCGCAACAATAACCaaacaaaatacatatttattttttaatacattaaaatctttaaaacattgcaaagtaaaaacttaaatataaattattaatgtagTTTTTATTCATAAGAACGATAAGCAAGAGCCTAGTCTGATTTAACCATTATGAATAATTAGGCTGAAATGAAATATGTTTGTAAACAtaagtatattataattataactcttgttgaatatttttatcatatacttgtattttaatttgataatagaCAATTTATACTACGATATAGTATTATTTCTAATtatggataatttttttataaattttaaattttatttaaataaaaatatactagaAAATAGGAGGAGAAATTCCAAAAATCTCCCAtgtaaaatgtataaaaaataattaaaaacattttttacaaaagaatagcacattttattgaatatatttttattaaatagctatcataagtatatttatttaaacttttttctttccttataaGATGTAACTAAAGATTTCCCTCCAAAAAGGCTAGAAAGAAGCGCTCATGTATAAAAGTTCTGGAAACTATAAAAAGTCTCTTCCACCATTTCTACTCTGTACTACTCAAAGGGTTAAGCTCTCAAGAATATTTTGGCGCCAAAAATTTCCACATTATGCATAGATATTTTCAGCGTATTAACGTGGAGCGACCTGCCACCGCTTCGACGGTTGACAAATTCGACCGCCACGGTTCTGCTGCCGCTAGTCAACCGCCGCCGACCGACGATGTCAGAGGAACCGATACGCCGCCGGAGAAGGTGCCTCGTCGCGTTTTGCCGGCGAATTTCGCGCCAAAAGGGAACAACTCTGGTCCCTCCTTGT
Coding sequences:
- the LOC106768394 gene encoding multiprotein-bridging factor 1c — encoded protein: MPSRSTGVITQDWDPIVLHKAKPKAQDLRNPKAVNQALRSGAEVLTVKKFDAGSNRKAGGPAVNPRKLEEGTEPAALERVAGEVRHAIQKARLEKKMSQAELAKQINERTQVVQEYENGKAVPNQAVLAKMERVLGVKLRGKIGK